The Pseudanabaena sp. BC1403 genome has a window encoding:
- a CDS encoding leucine-rich repeat domain-containing protein: MKPSLHFSITSAAIVILSLQVAQVDAAPTHHQSFEQWCLQKDSLPVETKKTIEALLNNAGSQDCKLADMKLNSLSKLYLSGYNITDIKPLASLTKLTELKLDGNQISDIKPLASLTKLTELKLDGNQISDIKPLASLTKLTELKLDWNQISDIKPLASLTKLTKLTLYFNQIADIKPLASLTNLTELSLFNNQISDIKPLASLTKLTVLVLNNNKISDVKPLASLTKLTGLWLSDNKISDVKPLASLTNMTILILSNNQISEVKPLASLTNMTRLILSDNQIGDVTTLAGLTNLTGLFLNGNQISDVEPLAGLTNLSSLSLYKNQISDIKPLSSLNNLILLMLDDNKIINVKPLTNLTNLTYLHLGGNQIADIKPLVGLTKLTELHLGGNQLSDKSCPVKPESVCKY, encoded by the coding sequence ATGAAACCATCTTTGCACTTTAGTATTACCTCAGCCGCTATAGTAATTCTATCGCTTCAAGTTGCACAGGTTGACGCTGCTCCAACCCACCATCAAAGTTTTGAGCAATGGTGTTTGCAAAAGGATTCTCTTCCAGTCGAGACTAAAAAAACAATTGAGGCGTTGCTCAATAATGCTGGCTCACAAGACTGCAAATTAGCTGATATGAAACTCAATAGTTTGTCTAAACTTTATCTGAGCGGATATAACATCACTGATATCAAGCCACTTGCAAGCTTGACTAAGTTAACAGAACTCAAGCTTGACGGGAATCAAATCAGTGACATTAAGCCACTTGCGAGCTTGACTAAGTTAACAGAACTCAAGCTTGACGGGAATCAAATCAGTGACATTAAGCCACTTGCGAGCTTGACTAAGTTGACAGAACTCAAGCTTGACTGGAATCAAATCAGTGACATTAAGCCACTTGCGAGCTTGACTAAGTTGACAAAACTCACTCTTTACTTCAATCAAATCGCTGACATTAAGCCACTTGCGAGTTTAACCAATTTGACAGAACTCAGTCTCTTCAACAATCAAATCAGTGATATTAAACCACTTGCGAGTTTGACTAAGTTGACTGTTCTCGTCCTCAACAACAATAAAATCAGTGATGTTAAACCCCTTGCGAGTTTGACTAAGTTGACTGGTCTCTGGCTCAGCGACAATAAAATCAGTGATGTTAAACCCCTTGCGAGTTTGACTAATATGACTATACTCATTCTCAGCAACAATCAAATCAGCGAGGTTAAACCCCTTGCGAGTTTGACTAATATGACTAGACTCATTCTCAGCGACAATCAAATCGGTGATGTTACGACTCTTGCGGGCTTAACTAATCTGACTGGTCTATTTCTAAATGGGAATCAAATCAGTGATGTTGAACCTCTTGCGGGTTTGACTAATTTGTCGAGTCTCTCTCTCTACAAAAATCAAATCAGTGATATTAAGCCTCTATCAAGCTTAAACAATTTGATTTTACTCATGCTTGACGACAATAAAATTATTAATGTCAAGCCGCTTACAAATTTGACTAATTTGACTTACCTCCATCTAGGCGGAAATCAAATCGCTGACATTAAGCCACTTGTGGGTTTGACTAAGTTGACTGAACTCCATCTAGGCGGAAATCAACTTAGTGACAAATCTTGTCCAGTCAAACCAGAATCTGTTTGTAAGTACTAA
- a CDS encoding leucine-rich repeat domain-containing protein, which translates to MKSSLRFSIISAATLLFSLQVSQAEVVLADNQSFEQWCLQKDSLPVETKKTVEVMLKKSGTQDCKLSDVKLNSLSKLHLGGYEIIDIKPLAGLTKLISLNLNSNKISDIEPLAGLINLTTLDLNSNKISDIKPLAGLINLSELYLHFNQISSVQPLADLTKLTAISLINNQIADIKPLANLTKLTFLNLSINQIGDISPLVGLTKLTFLGLDRNQITDIKPLMSLTKLTEVGLANNKINEISALVRLTNLKRLDLSGLQFEFKPLDDLSAFPEYNQIRDVADLAGLVNLTYLNLSGNKISNVAPLASLTNLTNLSLSSNKISNIKPLANLTKLTNLDLPFNQISDVKSLEGLTNLIYLSLSFNKISDIKPLASLTNLTELQLNHNQVIDIKPLASLTSLIDLTLSSNQIVDVRPLAGLTKLKVLYLDSNQINDKSCPIKPESICQY; encoded by the coding sequence ATGAAATCCTCATTGCGCTTTAGTATCATCTCAGCCGCTACATTGCTTTTTTCGCTTCAAGTTTCACAAGCAGAGGTAGTCTTAGCCGATAATCAGAGCTTTGAGCAATGGTGTTTGCAGAAGGATTCGCTTCCAGTAGAGACTAAGAAAACTGTTGAGGTAATGCTCAAGAAGTCTGGCACACAAGACTGCAAATTGTCTGATGTGAAGCTTAATAGCCTGTCTAAACTTCATCTAGGCGGATATGAAATTATTGATATTAAGCCTCTTGCGGGTTTAACTAAATTGATATCCCTCAATCTCAATAGCAACAAAATCAGTGATATTGAGCCTCTTGCGGGTTTGATTAATTTGACCACCCTTGATCTCAATAGCAACAAAATCAGTGATATTAAGCCTCTTGCGGGTTTGATTAATTTGTCTGAACTTTATCTTCACTTCAATCAAATCAGTAGTGTTCAGCCTCTTGCGGATCTAACGAAGTTGACTGCGATCTCTCTCATTAACAATCAAATCGCTGATATTAAGCCACTTGCGAACTTGACTAAGTTGACCTTCCTCAATCTCAGTATCAATCAAATTGGTGATATTAGTCCTCTTGTAGGTTTGACTAAGTTGACTTTCCTCGGTCTCGATCGCAATCAAATCACTGACATTAAGCCACTTATGAGTTTGACTAAGTTGACTGAAGTCGGTCTTGCAAATAATAAAATAAATGAAATTAGTGCTCTTGTGAGATTGACTAATTTGAAGAGACTAGATCTCAGTGGTCTTCAGTTTGAATTCAAGCCTCTCGATGACTTGAGCGCCTTTCCCGAATACAACCAAATACGTGATGTTGCAGATCTGGCGGGCTTAGTTAATTTGACTTACCTTAATCTTAGTGGCAACAAAATCAGTAATGTTGCACCTCTTGCAAGTTTGACTAATTTGACCAACCTCAGTCTCAGCTCCAACAAAATCAGTAATATTAAACCACTTGCGAACTTAACCAAGTTGACCAACCTCGATCTTCCTTTCAATCAAATAAGTGATGTTAAGTCACTTGAAGGTTTGACTAATTTGATCTATCTCAGTCTCAGCTTCAACAAAATAAGTGATATTAAGCCACTTGCGAGTCTAACTAATTTGACTGAACTCCAGCTCAATCATAATCAAGTCATCGATATAAAGCCACTTGCGAGTTTAACTAGCTTGATTGACCTCACTCTCTCAAGTAATCAAATTGTTGACGTTAGACCACTTGCGGGTTTGACTAAGTTGAAGGTACTTTATCTTGACAGTAATCAAATTAATGACAAATCTTGTCCAATCAAGCCAGAATCTATTTGTCAGTACTAA